The genomic DNA TTTGATATATCAGTTCTTTATACTTAAATCCACTCTTTATATTCTCAAATTCAActaaaaattcattatttttctcaacACAATTAAAATTCACATATGAGATCCATTCCGTTCCTTTTCATTCCTCCCGCGCATCAAACATGACTAAAGCTCATTGGTAAGTACTGCAATAGCAATTAGAGGCAAACTTGGATACTGTATAAATGCTTTATGTGATTCCTCTTGTGCATATATATGAGGAGAAATTCCTTTCAAATGGAGTTAGAGGAAATAGGGTGGTGAATTCCAACTTTGGTatatatcataaaaaaatGTGTTTTTACTACGGATTCTAAAGTGAATAACATCTTTCATTTCAAAACTTTTCTTCTCAATTTCATGCTTATATAAGTTGTAACTCCAAATTGTGATGTGGAATCCTAAAGACTTCAGCTATAGAATAAGGTAAAGAGACAAAAGTTTCTTGCAAGTACACATGCGGTTGGTTGTCCCTATCACTCTTCAAGactaaataaagaaagaaactaAAGTTGCACCCCATAAATGAACTAGAAGAGAGCTGAGAAAGAATGTAATTGAACTATAACCTATACTTTGagggaaagaaagaagaatttTAGTATGTCCAAGGCTCAAGAGGCAAGAGCCTAGGAGCCTCGCCACTATTGATTCAACTTAAGTTCCTTTCTTGCCCAAATCAATATCTCACAAGTCTTCCATTTCGCTTTACTAGTACCGATAGAATGACCAAATCTTTACATGCAGCATCTGAAGCATGAAACGGCAGAAATGGAAAGGAAGATCGAGATCCTTGAAGTTTCTCAAAGGTTCATCCGTTGACCGGGGATATAAACTTCTTCCAATGCTGTATTTTCTTTACTCTCTTAAACTCTAAGTTTGGAAGTTTTTTGACATTATTTTTTCAGGAAGCTTTTAGGCCAAGGTTTGGGGTCATGCTCCATGGAGGAGCTCCATGAGATGGACTCGCAGCTAGAGCGAAGCTTGAGCAGTGTTAGAGCCAGAAAGGTGCATAAAATCTTCCATAGATGTAATCTCTTGAATGAGTAGTTTAAAAAAGTTCTTGGTGAAATAATCTTTTATATGACCGTCGAAGTGGAAATATCGAGCTCTTTCTCTATAATGAGAAACAATTCACGTAGGACCGATATTAAGTTCATTCGAAAAAGATACTCTTTCTGAATGACATCCTTAGTGACATGGTTGAGGCAAGTTGGAGCAGTTATAATTGTTCCTCACTCACTGAGTGTGGTTACTTTGAGCCTCGCAACTTTGACTTTGAGGTCTAGCTCTCTCTTTCCGCTGCTCGCCTGAGTCCCTTGCACCTTTCTTTGGTTGCATCTCATTTATAAGGAGAGGAAATAATTCTCTTTCTTGCTTGGAAATATTTTAGGTTAAGTTTGGTGCAATGGAATCGAAAGGAATGGAATAGAATAAATATTTCATCAtttcctctaatttttttttttatctcttttATGAGTTGGAGAGAGTATTCTATTAGAATGatatttcttttctaatttgatgtaatgttatttccttaaaaaaacTAAAGTAATGTTCATTCCATCATTTCAACTCGCTTTATTTaagtatgatatatatttttaaggtTCATATATCTTAATATACGTATAAATTGCAATTTTGATAAATAAgttcattatttttaattagataCATCcacattttcaaattcaattagaaaacaataaattttctttcaataaaAGTGTATTTCACATTGTAAAACCCATTCCGTTCCTTTTCATATCATTCCGGCATACCAAACGTGGCCTTAGTCAGAATGTATTCATGTTatttgagataaaataataatttggaTGGTATAGGAATGCATAAAATCCCATGGTAGTCATTCAACTTCCTGTCCTCCATCTCTCCTCGCTTCCGAAGAGAACTTACAGTAGAAGTTAATGATGTATTCGCTGAATTCCTCCTTTTCAATCCCTAGAAAATCCTTGTCTCCGAAGATTGCAAACAAATATCCACTTCACTCATAGAGGTAGGCTGGCAgttgtttctttttcatttggGCATCCGCAATTGTGAGAGAGACACCTataattaacttaattctGCATTGCTGATGTCCATATTAGGCCAATGGTCAATGCCTCCATGACTGTTGGCTTCTTCAGAAAGCAGTAGCACTGCAAGTTACTATTTTTACGTTACTGTCTTACATTTATACGACGAAGCTTACTGAAAGCTAATTCAGTAAGCTATAGTTAATTGCTTAGGCGTATTACATATTAGATATATAGTCTCCAACAACCCTCTTTTTGAAAACCTTTATTGCAACATGCAAATGTAATAAGGAACTTTTTGAAATATGATATTTTAAGAGTGCAAAAGTACAGTACAGTTATATTCGTGGCCTTAATTAGAATGGTGCTGGATGACAAGGTTAATGGTATCTATCTCAACTGTAAATGTGTGCGTCTGTTGTGCAGGCTCAGTTGTTTAATGAGCAAAAGAGACAATTGGAGGCGAAGGTAAGTGATTTAGGGCTCCAAATGAGACCTGTTGAAAGTTTCGTTTGCAGCTTTTTGGTTCTCATTAATCCGTGTTTTGCGCAttatttttcccctttctctaGGAGAAGCTCCTGCTAGAAGAAAATGCGAGACTGCATGCAAAGGTgaaacctctctctctctccctggTTCAATCGcgtgcgtgtgtgtgtgtgtgtctgttGCCCGTATATAGTCATTGTGGGATGTTCCATTTGATATGTTTCTATGCGATGTTTGGTACTAGCATATAGAAGTCTCTTAGCATCATCATTTGCAATGCAACCCTTTTATTCTCCACTGCGTTCCTAATTCGTCACATGTTGCTATTATTGGAAGCTCTAGCATCACATATCGACGAAGAGGCCACGGGGCTCTTGCTACCTCCGAGGTGTGTTTAGGATTTGTAAAAGATGGGATGACAAGGGAATATTGAAAGGGATAGCATGCACATTATAGAGTCATGGAACTACATTCCCTTTCCATTCTAACTTATATGCTGAATAAGGGCAAATGCTTTTTTAAGGCTATTTTGGCAATAAACATTTTTGCGTACTCTGCGAATTGGCAGTGCAGTGAGAATCACCGGGAGACGAGATCAGCGTCTCAAGAGAGAGGAGCAATCTACCGGTTGAGCAGCAATGGTCCTTATGGGCTCGATGTCGAGACAGAACTGTTCATCGGGCTTCCAGAAATGCGGTATTCAaagcagcagcaacagcaaTAGCACCAGCAACAACCGCAGAAGCAAAGGAATCAGCCCCCACCAATCACCTTCACCAAAACTTGATGATTGCTACCTTTCGTTTCTCCAATTTCACCTTTCAACCAATAATGGAGCTTTCTGATATCAATTTAGCTAGCTAGGGTTTTGGCCAGGCATAAGCAATAAGAGGCCAGGGAGCGTAATAATTCAGGGAGGATACATGCGTATATCATACGCTTGCTGCTTTGAACTTCAGTCATGTATGTATGTAGTTCATGTGTCTACATGTAATTAGGCAGCCCTTTTCTTAGTTTCGTTTGTTCTCCACCAATGTTGTCGTTTGATTTTTGCATCGTATGATCATTAATGACAAAATATACCTCTCGCGAGTTATACGCCAATCCTCTTCTACTTGctctttataataataataataataataatatctcttgaaatttattattagtagTACTAGGCAATTACCCGTGCGATACCGcgggataaaaaaaattagttattagattataaaattgatcaaatatatgtttgtttttgtttttgtcagTAACTAATAAAATTTAGAAGTTTTTCAAtacattaatttttatatccAATTTTAAACTTatgattaataataaaaataaattaaaatattggtacgtataaatagatataaaaTGTTAGAATATATTCTTAAAAGGAAGATGTTTATAAATAGGAGGGAAGGGTTTTGTATATACAAATACAATAGTTGACAAATCACATATTAGAAATATGTAAGAGTTTTGTCTCTTAATTAATATTGGGATGGGGatgttaaaaataagaaatgaaaagaaaaggagtgaAAGTAAAATAAAGTTATACATTTTAgaggttttatttttttatttgtgtaATGTATATAAGTATTTGTAATTTCTCATGTAATAGTTGTTATACATTGCACGTAGATGAAATATCGACTAATTCATTAAGAATGATTATCGTAGCATGTTTCAATAAGTTGTTTTGAAATAATACCGACCAATAACAGTATTCCGAGATGAATCTtaaatatcaattaattaagaattatgagaaaggtaaaaatgaaattattacaAGTCGAGAACAACCGATTCAACTGCTAGTTTGACtattgtttattattattttaataaattataaggaATTCTAcgattatttaatttaaatttagaataattaataaagtcatcaattataatattcatTTAAATTTGGAAATTGTAGTTGCATGACTGTTGGTATAAAGATCCTGAAATATATATCACAAGTAACACAATAACGTTGATAAATGGTATCCAAATAttctagattttaattttacaaaatcatttttatacaAAGATCAATTTGCAATATATACCTAAATTTGGGAAAAAATTTCTTGGAATAATTGGTTCGGGCCGGTTGAGCGAACAAGTCAATTGGATTACTCGCTACATTGTCCATACATGTTTAAAAACCCACGAAAAATAggaattcttttaaaataattgaaaattaaaaacaattaaaaaaacgAGAACCTTGCAAGTGTAATCGAGTGACTTAAACTTCTGACCAAAGGGCAAATAAAGTCAACGCCAACCAGCTCAACTCACTACCATTTGTGGCCTAGGTTTTTGTTATACATATTTAAATAGGAAAAAGCAATTTGCCCTCAAGTTTTGAGAGTGATAAAGATTTGCCTCCTCACCTTTCAAAAACCTCTATGGGAAATAGGCACTTTGCCCTCTCGATTAAAATTATAacgaaattatttataataataataataacttttttttaaaaaaaaagaaagaaatcgaAGTTGGGGGTGGGGGAGACCCACCGGCCATCCCACCCGCTAATTGGCGTCGTCGGCGAATTGGCGACAACGATCTCGATAGTGGGGTGGCCGGCAGGGGCTCCCCTACCCCCAATTACGAATTATCCCAATtagaatttataaaattaagtttATGGAAATGCCAACTAGGATTCCCAAAATCGGGGATGGAGAACCCCTGTCGGCTACCCCATCCCCGAGATCAAAGTCTTTGGGGGGTTTTGTTCCAGTCGAGGACATCGATCGGGGGATGAAGTAGCCAACGAGGGCTCCCTTGCCCCCGATTACGGGAAACCCAATCGAGATTTccaaaaatctaatttcaaaaattcccaTTAGGATTCCCATAATCGGGGGTGGGGGAGCCCCTGCCAGCAATGCTGATTAAGGGGTGGGGTGGCTGGCGGGCCTCCCCCACCCTCAACCTCcgatttctttcttcttattattattataaatgatTTCATCTGGATTTggctaaaattttaattgaggGGGTACAATGCTTATTTTCCATAGTGGTTTGGAGGTAATGTATAACTTTTGAAAGGTGAAAAGGGCAAACCTTTATCACCCTCAAAGGTCGAGGACAAATTGCTTTTTGctcatatttaaatataaaaggaaaaaagacaaaaatccTCATTGTGATTTGGAGTCGAGACAAATCACACCATGTTCTTTTGTTTGGAACAATTAGCCTCTCTTGTGGTTTGCTTCGTTAGACATAGGGGGTTacggcgttaattttttttccattttcagtcctcaatctttagtcttttaatcattttggtcatAAAtcgttttcttttatcatttatatccacaactttccattttgtttttttttagttcTATAAGAAAAATCGAAGGGGGAGGGAGTTAGGATCaccgattggcggccccaatCCCGAATTGACCGGGGACTTCGACTCGGGGTCCCCAGTTGATTTGGGgttggggccgccaatcggcgcCCTCGATGGAGGGttcggggtcgccgattggcagCCCCGACTCCCTCCCCCttcgatttttctttatagaactaaaatgaaacagaaTGGAAAGTTGATAGGAAtgatgaaagaaaaagatttaagaccaaaatgattaaaaggctaaaaattgaggactgaaaatggaaaaaattaatgTCGTAGCCCCCTATGTCTAACGGAGCAAATCACAGGGGGGACTAATTGTCCCAAACAAAAGAACATGGTGCGATTTGTCCTGACCTCAAACCATAATGGggatttttgtctttttcccaaTATAAAAAGGGAAGGAAATTCATacaaatggaaaaaagaaCAGTATGATTGATTTAAACGGTTCGACGCTTGTTCCGTTTAAGCAAACTCTTGAGATTGAGTCTttatgaatgtaaaaaattcatattgggATAGCTTTACttttagtgggccgacccgaCTCTATTAGATTAGTCATGGCTCAATTGGATTTCCAAATATCAGGGTTGACAAAGAAAAAGAGCCCAAATGGGACCTATAATCACTTCTtagtaataataacaataataataataataataattgtattgggGTTAATCGTGGGCCAAGAGACTCTTGTCTCGATTATTGTGGGCCGGGATTATTGCAGCTGTAGAGGCCCATATGACAGGACAAGCACCATGGCCCTGCGTTTCCACCACATCTGAATCCTAACACGCTATTATGTTGTAAGATAGTCGTGAAAGAACTCAACATCTCTCCAGAGGCAACATCTCCCTCATTATCATGTGACTATTCATATTACGACTAATGCAGTCATCAGAAAAGGTTATCGTGGCATTCAAAGACGGGAATATGCACACCAAGTAATTGGATGGCTCAGTGCAGAAATAATGAACACTCTTAAACAGAATGAGAACTTCCTTACACATAATCCCGGAACAGAGAAGGCAGAAAGTTTTGAATTTGCATTCTCAATCTCAAGTTCTACCGTCCACATCAAACCCAGCCCCAGTCCAGCCAGGCCCTGAATTCTTACCTTTCGGAACTGCCCCGATCCCCTTCCCTCTTCCATGGAACTGGATCTTGTTCTTTGCCCTGCCTTCTCCCTCAATTGGAGACTCTTGATTTTGTCTGTTTGTGGCTCTAGAATCCCCAGAACTTCCTTTTTTATCTGTATTTTCAGTTATTCCACTAGCTTCTGACATGCGAGGAACTGAGGAAGCACCCTGGCTGGTACCACTTTCAACAGATTGCACTGGTTTCCCATCCTATCAGATAAAATGAAGAAAGCTCATTAGAGATTTCCGATTTGATCCACAGATAAATAGAAAAGTCGAAACACATAAACCGAGTATCTCATGTTGTATATAAGAGTTGGCTACTACAAGCTGAAAGAACTTTGATCATGAAAATCACTTATGCTGGACTTGAAGCATAAAAGCAGAAGTAAAAGATTCTTACCAGAGTGACAGATGATGATCTACTTGGATTAAGAGCTGCAAGTCGTCTTTTCAATTCCTCCAGTCTAGAATACTGAGAGTTACTGCTTTCTTGAACCTGTCAAGCACAAACACTGTCAGAGATGTGGAATGGGCATTTCGGTCACATATCCCATTAACAAATCAAGTACCAGATTTGATAGGTCTTCGCACAGCTTCTGCTTCAATGCTTCCTCCTCCTTGACCACCTTTGATGCTGCTTCCCAGGCCTAAAAAGTTTCAGTATAAGATATCAACAGAGGGAAGGAGGATTCAAGGTAACAATCTGGGGCTACAACTCTTACTAAGAGATATTCCATTCCATGGACCTGTTGATGTTCCCAAGACCTAATCTCTCCCTTTACTAAGCAAGACTTAACGCTAACCTGGGAAATTAACTATTTCTAACATAATTCTTGCACATCTAGTTACATGAAAGATGGAATACATGAATCCATTCTTCAGAAAGTGAAATTTGAGGTGCAAAAGCTTTGTTTCCAGTTGAGACTGAGAATGAAGCTCCAATAACTTAGTTGGACGTCAAGAAGTCATTGTCCAAACTAAAAAGATTTCAATTCAAACACCACGGTCAACTAGGTTTAGTTGAATGATGGCAATCCGGACAGGAAATCCATAAAAAGACCAACCCCTCAAGGTAATCGTTGGATGATGGGCAAAGAAGATTGCAAAGAGTAAAAGCGAGCAAGGGAGAGCAGAACCAGCTGAGCTGCAATTGAAAGCAACAAATTACCTTTTGTGCCTGTTCTTCCTTCTGCTTCGCCACTCGAATTCTTTCAGTTGAAGCCTGTATTTTCTTTCTCAAGAGCTCGAGTGCTTCATGGGCGAACCATAGATGAGAAAATCACTCCTCTATATGTATCAGAACAAAAACTCATTGAAGCAAATATTATCAGAACAAGAAGTTAGTTGGACCAACCTGCTTTCTTTGGTCCAGCAGTCAGCTTCATTTCCATGGAAAGATTCGCCAGCTCCCGTTCGACATCACGAATCTTAGAGTAGTTTTCTTGAATGTATCTGAAAGAGATAAGCAATGGAATGTGAAAGGCGAGTTCTCTCTCAACGTGAACATATGCATTAGCAAATTCAGTCTTGGCATCTTTCAGCAATTGAATAGAGGTCCCAGACCAGACCAGAAATAGTATATCATGAGAACAGCAAAGAAGGCATCGATGATAAAAGGCGGCTGCACACCAGATTATAGATAAATGCGAAAATAGAATACACAAGTAATCAACAATGACAAGACTTTTCAATTCAATCAGCAATATGTTTCCACTACTCGAATCATAGTCGAGCTTAAATTAGGAGAactacattaaaaaaaaaaaaaaaaaaagagcgggGGATGACGAGACGTACTTCTTCAGTTGAAGCTGTTCTTCCTCGATTATCTGCCACAGAATGGAAAAACCGAATCACCAGCCAGAAcatccaaaaatatatatatatatatatagggggAACAGATGAAAGCCAGATAAAATTCAAggccagagagagagagagagagagagagagggagaaatgGGACCTTCTCGGTGTAGGCGATGACGGGAGCTTCTCTAGGGAGGCCGTCGGGGCCGATCTCCGGCTGGAGGGAAGGATTTCGAGCCATTACACCGGTACCGAATCAATCAATTCAGGAATGCCTCTGGACAGCCAGCCTCCAGGATCAAAATTTGAGATGCAGCAAGGCAGCAGCCACTGAAGCGCTATGCCCGCCGATTAAAAGCTAATGGCGCTGTGCATTGGTGTTAATGGCGATGGTGATTGATTAAATTTGACTTCCATAGACATGAACATGAGATACGTCGTGCTCCATCGGACCATCACCTCCCCCAcatcctttttttccccccttaattactttttccttcTGGGTTTTGGTGCCGCCGGTTTTTATGTGAACGCGATGTCGTTGACATTCTATTCTGCTTTaatttggtaaaaaaaaaaagaaggttttGGTCCTTATAAtttgaagacatttttttttctgtcttCATCCTTCGCTTTAGATGATTTTCTGTTTCAGTCCTTCCAATATAAAACCGTTAAATAATGCTGATTTGGTGCCGGATTAGCTGCCGAGTGTGATTCCATGCTACATTAGTTATTagttatttttgtaaaaaaataatgtcaaTTTAATTACCCTTCCACTGAAAGGAAAATGGGCTCTTGAGCTCTGCAAGTCTACTAAAGTCCAAACAGTAACAACAAAGTCATCttcttgttttcttcttcGGCTCCGACGTGTCTGAGTCCAAAAATTCTTGACCTCCTCGAGTGTTGATTCAATGAAAGCCCTAATGCCACCAACATGCAAGTCTTGGTCCAATAGCGAGCTTCATTGATGACGCAACGGAATTAATTGCAATCTGTTGATTCACGCATGAATACCAAAAGACAATCTTCTATCACATGttaattctacgaataccatgGAATATGCATcaaacttgaatcaaatccgagattggacgaAATAGCACGGTAGCTCcaaaactttattgataatccgaaaataACTGTCTTTAACCCTAGGATTTTACAAATCttaaataggaattaaaatGCTTAAATTAcaggaaaaacataaacttttcctaaaattgcaaaaacgtCATAATAACATTAAAATGCCTATTTGAGgtcctaaacgatggaattcgccTTAAATCTCATAATTTCACAGCCAATGGCAGTGAGTTGTGCTTTTGAGACCGTTTTCCTCAAAACATGGTCGTCAAAACGTATTTTTCTTCAGGTAGCGACTTGCTGTTACTTCTAACGCATCAATTGATTTGGTGGGTCTTCTTATGTCTTTGTACTCCTTATCAACTTATAACAATTGCAAGTCTTGGTTCAATAATGGCTACTAACTGCAAATTCTACATCCTTAGATATATTTGAATCAAAACAGGACATGCCTCAGCTTTCATCTCTCTTTCTATGGGCTTATGTCTCGATCTTTTTTGAGGAGGGATTGAGCGATCAAATATTTTGAGGAGGCCGTATGGAGGATGGCAAGCATGAAGAAGAAAGCAATAGAGGTTTTGAGCTGTATCTTTGGTCAGCAAATCATCTTATCAAAGGGAATTGGAATTTTCGACCATGTCAAAGCTCACAAAGAAGAATGAAGGAGTATAAAACTCTGCATAATGTTGGTTTGGCTCCTATGCTTGAAAAGCCACATAATGTGGGCAGAGGAGGAGCCATTCCACCAC from Punica granatum isolate Tunisia-2019 chromosome 2, ASM765513v2, whole genome shotgun sequence includes the following:
- the LOC116194250 gene encoding uncharacterized protein LOC116194250 — its product is MARNPSLQPEIGPDGLPREAPVIAYTEKIIEEEQLQLKKYIQENYSKIRDVERELANLSMEMKLTAGPKKAALELLRKKIQASTERIRVAKQKEEQAQKAWEAASKVVKEEEALKQKLCEDLSNLVQESSNSQYSRLEELKRRLAALNPSRSSSVTLDGKPVQSVESGTSQGASSVPRMSEASGITENTDKKGSSGDSRATNRQNQESPIEGEGRAKNKIQFHGRGKGIGAVPKGKNSGPGWTGAGFDVDGRT
- the LOC116197782 gene encoding MADS-box protein AGL42-like isoform X1; amino-acid sequence: MVRGKIQMKRIENATSRQVTFSKRRNGLLKKAYELSVLCDAEVAVIIFSQKGRLYEFASSDIRETIERYSRYAKDVQTYKRDMEYQVLHLKHETAEMERKIEILEVSQRKLLGQGLGSCSMEELHEMDSQLERSLSSVRARKAQLFNEQKRQLEAKEKLLLEENARLHAKCSENHRETRSASQERGAIYRLSSNGPYGLDVETELFIGLPEMRYSKQQQQQ